A window of Halobellus ruber genomic DNA:
CGGGGATCGGGGGACCCCGGAGACGTCGTCCCCCCGCGAGGCCGACGACGGCGACGTCGAAGGCGGGGCCGACGGGACCGGCAGCGACGCTACCGACGGTGAGGCCTCGCCGCAGGCGGCCGACGGCGCCGACAGCGGTGGAGACGGCGCCGACAGCGACGACGCACCCGACGCGGACGACGCCCCGCGCTCGCTCGCGGACCACGTCCGGGAGGTCATCGACGGGGACAGCGGCACCGTCCGGCTTCTCGACGACGACCTCGCGACCGCCCGTGAGGCGCCCGCTGCCGACGCGTTCGACGCCATCGACGGGGCCGACCCCGCCCCGTACGCGGTCGTCCTCGACGGGGAGTTCACCCAGCGGCTGCTCGACATCGCGGCCCAGCGCGGCGTCGACCACGCGATCGCGGCCACCACCGGCGAGTTCGTGAAAAAGCCGGTCGGCGTCAGGCTCCGCACCGCCGACCAGCTCGCGAACTCCGTCGCAGGCTGACCCCGGCGGTCCGAGCGCAAACCCGACTCAGCCGTGCGCTTCGGGCACGTCGTGAGCGTACACAACTGCCTCGTCGGCACAGCCCTCGACCGACTCGTAGAACTGCGGCCGGCGGTCGAGCGGGCGGAAGTCGGCCGACTCGTACAGCGACCGCGCAGGGTCGTTGTCCGCCGCGACCGCGAGCGTCACCCGCGTTCCGGGCGCCTGTCTGTCGACGACGGCGTCGACCAGCGCCCGCCCGTGGCCCTCGCGGCGGTAGTCGGGGTGGACCACCAGCTCCGCGAGGTGCGTGTCGCCCTCGCCGATAACCAGCGCGTAGCCGACCGGGTGGTCGCCGTTTCCGGCGGCGTCGTCCCCGTCGACGGCGACCAGACAGGTCCCGACGGCTTCCGCCGCTGCGAGCAGCCGGGGCGACGGCGCGTCGAGAAGCGTCTGCAGCGAGGCGATCGCGGTAGCGTCGCCGGCGCGTACGGGGCGGATCACGGCGGGGTCAGGACCACGAGCGCCGCGACCGCGCTCACGAGCGCCCCGATCAGGGTGGCCGCGAAGTTGACGGCCTCGTTCCCGACCGCGGCGCCCTCGACGGTCGCACCCAGCAGGCTGTCGACGGTCATCCCGGCCAGCCCGCCGGCCGCGACCGCGGCCGCACCCATCGGCGACACGTCGGGGAGGAGCCCGAAGGCGACGCCGGCGACGACCACCGCGCCGAGCAGCCCGAACACCTCCCCCTGCCAGGTGACGCCGCCGTCGGTCCCGGGCGGCACGCGTTCGAGCGTGGTGATCAGCCGCGGGTTGTCGTAGAGCCCGCCGAGTTCCGACGAGAGCGTGTCGCTCAGCGCCGCCGCCATCGACCCGGCGAAGGCGTACTGGAACAGCGTCCCCTCGACCGGCAGCGACGGGCTGGCGGCGAAACAGAGCACACACGCCAGAGCGACGGCGGCGTTGCCGAGGACGTTTCCGGTCCCGCGAGCCCCGTCGTTCTCCTCGGCGATGCCGCGGCGCTGTTTCTCGTCGTACCGGTACTTGGTGGAGAGCGCGCCGACGCCGAAGAAGGTGATGAGTACCGCGAACCAGCCGAACCCGCCGAACACGACGACGAGCAAGCCGAGCAGGACGCCCGAGAGCATCCCCGCTACCGACGCCGTGCCCAGCGCGTAAGAGGTGTACCCGAGCGCGACCGTGATCGCGAGTCCGGCGGCGACGTGGACCGTTCCGACCCCGGTCGCCAGCCCGTCGAACAGCCACAGCAGCAGCCCGGTCGACAGCATCACTACGGGGTCGTCGCGCTCGAACAGCATCTCGCGGAACAGCGCGGCCACGAGCGTCCCGGCGACCGCGAGGAAGGCAAACCGGGGGAGGGCGAGCGGCGAAGCGGTCAGCGACGCCACCGCGACCTGGCCGCCGACACCCGCCGCGCTCCCCACGGCGGCGAACCCCGCGACCCCCAGAAACGGGTTGTCGGAGGTCTCGGCCACCAGCCGCTTGCCGAGGTTGCCGTAGGACAGCACCAGGACCGACGCGACGAACAGGCCCATCGGCAGCCCGAGTTCGGTAGTGAGGATCGCGAGGCCGGCGGCGGCGAGCGCGAACCCGGTCAGCCCGTTCAGGCGTCCCTCGCGCCGGTCGGCCGGACGTGCGAAGAGGTCGAACAGGGGGCCGTCGGTGATCACGAAGGCGGCGAGCAACGCCACGGCGGCGAAGGGCGCGAACGCGGCCCGCCCCAGCGCCGGCGCGGCCACCGCCACCGTCCCCACGAGGGCGAAGCCGCCCGCCCGCCGAAGCGTCGGTTGCACACGTCTCGATACCGCCGACGCGCACTTAACCCTCCCGACATCGGGCATTACGGGCGAATTCCGTCGTCTCGCGACGGTCGGATAGCGCCCGGCGTCGACCACAACCCCGAGGCATATATCCTCGAAGCCGCCACCACCGACCGTGGGACTGTACGACCGTTACCTCGCCCTCCGCCACCGGTTTCACGACGCCGATCCGCCGGAACACGTCGCGGTCGTGATCACCGAACGCGACCTGCTCGAACAGGGAGCGTACGCCACGCTCGCGGAGTTCCTCCGGTGGGCCTTCGAGTACGGGGCCGCGCGGGTCACCGTCTCGGTGAGCGTCCTCGACGAGGCGGTGGTACCCACCCTCGCCCGCGAACTCCGCGCGATCGACGCCCCGCGGCCGGTCGCGGTCCGGGTGCCCGAGGACACCGAGCGCGCCGACGCGCCGGTCCGGATCAACATCGGCCTCGGCGGCAAGCGGGAGTTCGCGGCGGCGGTGCAAAGCGTCGCCGAGTCCGTCGACGCGGGTGAACTCGACCCCGACGAGGTCAACGCCGATCGGATCGAGGAACAGCTGGTGTTCGACGACGACCCGGACCTCCTGATCAAGACCGGGGCCGAGCGGCTGTCGGACTTCATGATCTGGCAGTCGGTGTACGCGGAACTGTACTTCACCGACGTGAACTGGCGGGACTTCCGCCGGCGTGACTACCTCCGGGCGGTGCTGGACTACCAGAACCGACAGCGGCGGTTCGGGCGGTAGCCCGGCGACGGGAAGCTAATCCGCCCCGTCGACCGACTCCGATCCGCGCTGCCGTTCCAACTCCGCGGAGACCTTCCGGGCGCCCGCGGAGGGCAGCTTGGCCCGGAGCCGCCCGGCGACCGCGGCCGCGTCGTCGAGTTCGGCGTCGGCGACCGCGCGGAGCAGCGCCACGGCGCGTTCGCTTCTGGACTGCTGCCAGGACTCCTCGCGGGACTCGTAGGTCCGGAGCCCACGGAGGAAGTCGGCCTTCGAGAACTCCGGCCAGTAGGGCGCACAGAAGTACGCCGCCGCCTCGTTGCCGTTGGCGTGCCACGGCAGGAAGTTCGAGGTGCGCTCGTCGCCGCCGGTCCGGATGATCAGGTCCACGTCCCGGGTGGTGTGTTCCGCCAGCCGCCGCTCGACGGCGTCGACGTCGACATCCGCGGGGGTGAGGTCGCCGTCTGCGACGTCTTCAGCGACCTCGCGGGCGGCACCCAGAAGCTCGGCCCGTC
This region includes:
- a CDS encoding DUF92 domain-containing protein — translated: MQPTLRRAGGFALVGTVAVAAPALGRAAFAPFAAVALLAAFVITDGPLFDLFARPADRREGRLNGLTGFALAAAGLAILTTELGLPMGLFVASVLVLSYGNLGKRLVAETSDNPFLGVAGFAAVGSAAGVGGQVAVASLTASPLALPRFAFLAVAGTLVAALFREMLFERDDPVVMLSTGLLLWLFDGLATGVGTVHVAAGLAITVALGYTSYALGTASVAGMLSGVLLGLLVVVFGGFGWFAVLITFFGVGALSTKYRYDEKQRRGIAEENDGARGTGNVLGNAAVALACVLCFAASPSLPVEGTLFQYAFAGSMAAALSDTLSSELGGLYDNPRLITTLERVPPGTDGGVTWQGEVFGLLGAVVVAGVAFGLLPDVSPMGAAAVAAGGLAGMTVDSLLGATVEGAAVGNEAVNFAATLIGALVSAVAALVVLTPP
- the uppS gene encoding polyprenyl diphosphate synthase, which codes for MASWLRRRLTRAYERMLRQQLGTAPAHVAIIQDGNRRYAKERGADAPDGHREGAETTEQVLEWCEELGIEELTLYAFSTENFERPDDELDPLFDLIESKLYEFADADRVHDNGVRIGAIGDVDRLPERVRDAVDYAESRTATYDSLRLNIALAYGGRAELLGAAREVAEDVADGDLTPADVDVDAVERRLAEHTTRDVDLIIRTGGDERTSNFLPWHANGNEAAAYFCAPYWPEFSKADFLRGLRTYESREESWQQSRSERAVALLRAVADAELDDAAAVAGRLRAKLPSAGARKVSAELERQRGSESVDGAD
- a CDS encoding GNAT family N-acetyltransferase; the protein is MIRPVRAGDATAIASLQTLLDAPSPRLLAAAEAVGTCLVAVDGDDAAGNGDHPVGYALVIGEGDTHLAELVVHPDYRREGHGRALVDAVVDRQAPGTRVTLAVAADNDPARSLYESADFRPLDRRPQFYESVEGCADEAVVYAHDVPEAHG
- a CDS encoding undecaprenyl diphosphate synthase family protein, whose translation is MGLYDRYLALRHRFHDADPPEHVAVVITERDLLEQGAYATLAEFLRWAFEYGAARVTVSVSVLDEAVVPTLARELRAIDAPRPVAVRVPEDTERADAPVRINIGLGGKREFAAAVQSVAESVDAGELDPDEVNADRIEEQLVFDDDPDLLIKTGAERLSDFMIWQSVYAELYFTDVNWRDFRRRDYLRAVLDYQNRQRRFGR